The nucleotide window ATCATCGCGAGGCCGCTTCTGACGTGCTGGCGGAAGTGGCTCGCATATTTGTGCGACGTCGTGCAGATGCCCGCCGAGAGGCCGTACTCGGTGTCGTTGGCGAGCGCCAGCGCTTCGTCGTAATCGGCTGCGCGAATGACCGTCGCGAACGGACCGAATACTTCCTCGCGATTGACGCGCATGCTGGTCGAGGTCTCGGTCATCAACGCCGGCTGCATGAAGAAGCCGGGCGTACCGGCTTGCAGCAACTGGCCGCCTTCGACCAGTTCCGCGCCTTCGTCGCGCCCGGTCTGGATATAGCCTTGCACCATGTCCAGTTGACGCTGATTGATGAGCGGACCGATGTCCGTGCCCGCAGTCAGTGCGTGGCCGATCTTCAGCGAGCGCATGCGATTGCGCAGCGCGTCGACGAAACGGTCGTGGATCGCCTCCGTCACGATCAGGCGGCTCGATGCGGTGCAACGCTGTCCCGCCGAAAAGAACGAACCGTTGAGCGCGCATTCGACTGCGACGCCAAGGTCCGCGTCGTCGAGCACCACCAGCGGATTCTTGCCGCCCATTTCCAGCTGAACGCGCACCATGTTGGCAATCGCGCTCTGCGCAAGACCTCGACCAGTGCGCACGCTGCCGGTGAAACTCAGCGCGTCGACACCTTCTACAAGCGCCTCACCGGCATCCGCGCCGCGTCCGTTGATCAGATTCGCGACGCCGGCCGGCAAGCCGTTGCGCTCCAGCACGCGAAACAGTTCCCACGCCACCCCGGGCGTTTCCTCCGAAGGCTTGAGCACCGCGGTGTTGCCGAACGCGAGTGCGGGCGCGAGTTTCCACGCGGCAATGGCAATGGGAAAATTCCACGGCGTGATCAACGCGACGACGCCCACCGGATCGCGGCTGATCTGCACGTTGATGTTCGGACGCACCGACGGCAGATTCTCGCCGCCATAACGCACGGCTTCGCCGGCGAAGAACTGAAAGATCTGGCTGGCGCGCAACACTTCGCCGATACCTTCAGCGCGCGTCTTGCCCGCTTCGCGCGAGACCAGTTCGCCGATTTCCTCTTTACGGGCGGCGAGTTCGATCGAGGTCTTCAGCAAAAGATCGCTGCGCACCTGGGTTGTCGTGGCACTCCACGCCGGTTGCGCCGCGCGTGCCGCAGCGACCGCCTCGCGCATTTGCGTCGCATCCGCGAGCGCGTAATGCCCGATGCTTTCACGCGTATCCGACGGATTGATGCTCTCGATCGAACTCGATCCTTCGCGCCATTCCCCGCCGATGAGGTTGGGCTTCACTGTCATGTGGCTTGTCTCCGATATGCGCAGCATTCGCGTAAACGCTCTGCTCAACGCGATGGTGTTTTG belongs to Paraburkholderia aromaticivorans and includes:
- a CDS encoding aldehyde dehydrogenase family protein, translated to MTVKPNLIGGEWREGSSSIESINPSDTRESIGHYALADATQMREAVAAARAAQPAWSATTTQVRSDLLLKTSIELAARKEEIGELVSREAGKTRAEGIGEVLRASQIFQFFAGEAVRYGGENLPSVRPNINVQISRDPVGVVALITPWNFPIAIAAWKLAPALAFGNTAVLKPSEETPGVAWELFRVLERNGLPAGVANLINGRGADAGEALVEGVDALSFTGSVRTGRGLAQSAIANMVRVQLEMGGKNPLVVLDDADLGVAVECALNGSFFSAGQRCTASSRLIVTEAIHDRFVDALRNRMRSLKIGHALTAGTDIGPLINQRQLDMVQGYIQTGRDEGAELVEGGQLLQAGTPGFFMQPALMTETSTSMRVNREEVFGPFATVIRAADYDEALALANDTEYGLSAGICTTSHKYASHFRQHVRSGLAMINLPTAGLDYHVPFGGTKASSYGQREQGTYAVDFYTNSKTAYVGY